From a region of the Haematobia irritans isolate KBUSLIRL chromosome 4, ASM5000362v1, whole genome shotgun sequence genome:
- the DCX-EMAP gene encoding doublecortin-domain-containing echinoderm-microtubule-associated protein: MWYASPGNQGWGSKPASRKPSIMEADLGTLSTTSGSIKRSAGRVIRIINNLDHSVQCRVLLNLRTSQPFEEVLEDLGQVLKINGAKKMYTGTGQEVRSFSQLRNEFADVDTFYLATGTALIAGSPIRRSRSRPSVMAAAPILPNEDLPKVPLRGARPRSKSRPRILYAPESEILRTNGEYTMLDMMKEDPTKVTIRGLRRTFYPPLHHAPADNTPPDKKLQLQWVHGYRGIDARRNLWVLPSGELLYYVAAVAVLLDREEDAQRHYTGHTEDIMCMDVHPSRELVASGQKAGRDRKSQAHVRIWSTESLQTLYVFGMGELDTGVTAVAFSQLNGGSYILAVDSGRESILSVWQWQWGHLLGKVATLQEGLSGASFHPLDDNLIITHGRGHLAFWHRRKDGFFERTDIVKQPSRSHVTSVQFEPDGDVITADSDGFITIYSVDSDGAYFVRTEFEAHTKGIGCLIMLGEGTLLSGGEKDRKIAAWDSLQNYKKIADTKLPESAGGVRTIYPQRPGRNDGNIYVGTTRNNILEGSLQRRFTQVVFGHGRQLWGLAAHPEDDLFATAGHDKHIALWRKSKLIWTIQTGYECVSLAFHPFGTALAAGSTEGHLLVINCENGAVMLTLRVCGSPINCVAFNQVGDMIAMGSQNGSIYLFRVSRDGFSYKKVNKIRGSQPLTHVDWSMDGNFVQTVTIDFDLLFWDAKSLSPERSPIAMKDVKWLTSNCTVGFLVAGMWSNRYYSNSNTIISTCTRSAAQDMLASGDADGYIRLFRYPCINPRAEFHEAKVYSGMVACARFLYGDQQLVTVGGTDASLMIWDLVEE; encoded by the exons TGCCGTGTCCTGCTCAATCTACGCACTTCTCAGCCCTTCGAAGAAGTGCTGGAAGATTTGGGTCAAGTGCTGAAAATTAATGGAGCCAAGAAAATGTACACAGGCACAGGACAAGAG gtACGCAGTTTCTCCCAGTTGCGCAATGAATTTGCCGATGTGGACACATTCTATTTGGCCACTGGTACAGCATTAATTGCCGGCTCCCCTATAAGGCGTTCACGTTCGAGACCCTCAGTCATGGCGGCCGCTCCCATACTTCCAAATGAAGATCTTCCAAAGGTTCCTTTACGTGGTGCCCGACCACGAAGTAAAAGTCGTCCACGTATTCTCTATGCACCGGAAAGTGAGATTTTACGCACAAATGGTGAATACACTATGCTCGATATGATGAAAGAGGACCCAACTAAAGTCACTATAAGAGGTTTGAGACGTACCTTCTATCCACCATTACATCATGCACCGGCTGATAATACACCACCGGATAAGAAATTACAATTGCAATGGGT GCATGGCTATCGTGGCATTGATGCCAGACGCAATCTTTGGGTATTACCTTCCGGAGAACTTTTATACTATGTCGCTGCCGTTGCAGTTTTACTGGATCGTGAAGAAGATGCTCAACGTCATTACACTGGGCATACGGAGGATATTATGTG CATGGATGTTCATCCATCCAGAGAACTTGTGGCCTCTGGTCAAAAAGCAGGAAGAGATCGAAAATCTCAAGCTCATGTCCGTATATGGAGCACAGAGTCTTTACAAACTTTATATGTTTTTGGAATGGGTGAATTGGATACGGGCGTAACAGCAGTCGCCTTCTCACAATTG AACGGAGGCAGTTATATATTGGCCGTGGATAGTGGACGTGAGAGTATACTTTCGGTTTGGCAATGGCAATGGGGTCATCTTTTGGGTAAAGTTGCG ACCCTGCAAGAAGGTCTATCGGGAGCATCCTTCCATCCACTGGATGATAATTTAATTATAACCCATGGTCGTGGTCACTTGGCCTTTTGGCATCGTCGCAAGGATGGGTTCTTTGAGCGCACCGATATTGTTAAACAGCCCTCACGGTCACATGTTACCAGTGTTCAATTTGAGCCCGATGGTGATGTTATAACTGCCGATTCAGATGGTTTCATTACAATCTACTCTGTGGACTCCGATGGTGCCTATTTTGTGCGTACCGAATTCGAGGCCCATACCAAAGGCATTGGTTGCTTGATTATGTTGGGTGAGGGGACTCTATTGTCGGGTGGTGAAAAGGATCGCAAAATTGCTGCCTGGGATTCTTTACAAAACTACAAGAAAATTGCCGACACTAAG CTTCCGGAATCCGCTGGCGGAGTTCGCACTATTTACCCTCAACGCCCCGGTCGTAATGATGGCAATATCTATGTCGGTACCACACGCAATAATATCTTGGAAGGTTCGTTACAGCGGCGTTTCACTCAAGTTGTTTTTGGCCATGGCCGCCAATTATGGGGCTTGGCCGCCCATCCCGAGGATGATCTGTTTGCCACAGCGGGTCATGATAAGCACATTGCTTTGTGGCGTAAAAGTAAACTTATTTGGACCATACAAACGGGCTATGAATGTGTCTCCTTGGCATTCCATCCGTTTGGTACAGCCCTGGCTGCGGGCAGCACTGAGGGTCATTTATTGGTAATTAATTGTGAAAATGGAGCAGTTATGCTAACCCTAAGGGTTTGTGGATCGCCTATAAATTGTGTGGCATTTAATCAAG TGGGTGATATGATTGCCATGGGTTCACAAAATGGTAGCATTTATCTCTTCCGCGTCTCACGAGATGGATTCTCCTATAAGAAAGTCAATAAAATACGTGGCTCACAACCCCTCACCCATGTGGACTGGAGTATGGATGGTAATTTTGTGCAAACCGTAACGATAGATTTCGATTTGCTATTCTGGGATGCCAAATCATTGAGTCCAGAACGTAGTCCTATAGCCATGAAGGATGTCAAATGGTTAACGAGTAATTGTACAGTGGGCTTTTTGGTAGCTGGCATGTGGAGTAATCGTTACTACAGTAATAGCAATACGATAATATCCACATGCACAAGATCAGCGGCCCAAGATATGTTGGCCTCCGGTGATGCTGATGGTTATATACGATTATTTAG ATATCCTTGTATAAACCCCAGAGCTGAGTTCCATGAGGCCAAGGTCTATTCGGGTATGGTGGCATGTGCCCGATTTTTATATGGTGACCAACAATTGGTAACCGTGGGTGGCACTGATGCTTCATTGATGATTTGGGATTTGGTAGAGGAATAG